Proteins found in one Mustela lutreola isolate mMusLut2 chromosome 12, mMusLut2.pri, whole genome shotgun sequence genomic segment:
- the LOC131812756 gene encoding mucin-5AC-like produces MGHDNTAPNVRGCSVPVTRKGIHCSTKQRKPGVRATTSQKRNSTSSDVHASPGNPSPRGRPAESTGSAPDRKDNARPTIAASGVPTTQKCSHTRGSPGHTTALVTPAFHTSMSTCNTNSVLQPTTTCSLLPPSTCGTSAQTGQAALPAFHQDNSAPPDANSIDDIVAMMAALSISKRPQKTCRLPGTDTGGARGISTTSSVTGNAKGPPSTQTTRSAPNHSTDGAMGGSAKTF; encoded by the coding sequence ATGGGACACGACAACACGGCTCCCAACGTCAGAGGCTGCAGTGTGCCCGTTACCCGCAAGGGCATCCACTGTTCGACGAAACAACGAAAGCCAGGGGTAAGGGCTACCACCTCACAAAAGAGGAATTCGACATCGAGCGACGTGCATGCTTCGCCAGGAAATCCGAGCCCTAGGGGCCGACCTGCCGAAAGCACGGGCAGCGCACCTGACCGAAAGGACAACGCTCGCCCCACCATCGCAGCCTCTGGTGTGCCCACGACACAGAAGTGCTCACACACAAGGGGCTCGCCTGGCCACACGACCGCTCTTGTAACTCCAGCTTTTCACACCAGCATGTCTACTTGTAACACAAACTCAGTGCTTCAACCCACCACTACTTGTTCCCTCCTTCCGCCAAGCACCTGTGGCACATCTGCCCAGACTGGACAAGCTGCCCTTCCTGCATTCCATCAGGATAACTCTGCCCCACCTGATGCAAACTCTATAGACGACATCGTAGCCATGATGGCGGCCCTTTCTATCAGCAAGCGCCCTCAGAAGACTTGCAGACTACCTGGCACTGACACAGGTGGTGCTAGGGGAATCAGCACCACATCTTCTGTGACCGGGAACGCCAAGGGTCCCCCATCCACACAGACCACACGGAGCGCCCCCAACCACAGCACTGATGGTGCAATGGGGGGTAGCGCCAAGACCTTTTAG